The genomic window TCCACCCGTCCCTGACCCAAGGGCTTCTCCGGCCCCAGCTTGCGCCCATTGGTAGGGTAGTCGCCATCTTTGGCGTGGACCCCGCGCACGTACTGGCCGAACACGTCCAGCGCGTCCACTGGGTTGGCCTTGCCGTACATGAGCAGGTTGGCCGGGTCCAGGTTGATGCCCAGGTTGTCCATGCCGATGTCCTCGATGGCCCTCAGCAGGGTCACCGGGGTCTCCTGGCCGGTCTCGAACCAGAACTGCAGGCCGCGCTCCCGGCAGTAGAGGGCGAGCTCCTTGAGAGCGTCAATAGTGCCGTTGTAGCGGGGATCGTTGGGATCCTCCGGAATAAAGCCCACGTGGGTGGTGATGCTGGGAGCACCCACCTTCTGGGCGAAGTCGGCCCCCGCCTTCAGCGCCGCCAGGCGCTCGGCCCGAGGCCACTCCGGCACCAGGCCGATGGTGCGCGGTCCGGTCACCAGGTCCCAGACTCTCCAGCCCGGCGTCCCCGCCCAGATGGTGCTCACCTCCACCCCATACTTCTCGGAAGCGGCTATGAGCCGGTCCACCATCTCCTGGGTATAGAGAGCCGGGTCCCAGTTGGAAACCTGGCACGTAGGCAGCCCCAAGTCCCGAACCTTGGCCAACTCCTCTTCCGGCCCCTTGCTCAGACTCACCATCGTACCCAGTTTCAGTTTGGCCACGTCGCACTCCCGTCACTCGTGATACGTGATACGTGATACGTGATACGTGATGCGTGACGCGTGACGTCTGTCTAGTCACGTATCACGTATCACGTGTCACGTGTCACGCATCACGTATCACGCATCACGTATCACTAGAACCCTACCCGCTCCAGAACGCCACTCATGTACTTGATGGCCAGCTTGCCCGCCTGCACGGCACCCTCGGGGTCCTGCGGACCCAGCGTCTCGATCAGGCACGGGCCGCCGGAAAAACCACCCTCCTTGAGGATACCGAACACGGCCTCGAAGTCCACTTGCCCCGATCCTGGGGTGACGCTGACGCTCGGCTTGCCATCGGTACCGATGATGCAGTCCTTGACGCACACACCTACGGTGATGCCGTCGAAGTAGCGCGCCTCAGCCACCGGGTCGAGTTGCTTGTAGTATAGGATGTTGCCGGGATCATACCACGCCCGGAAAGCAGGATGTCCCACTCTCTTGACCACGTCGGCCGTCTCCTCTCCCGAGGTGGAGATGCCGCCGTGCGGCTTGATCCCGATGATCACGCCCCTGTCATGAGCGTAGGGGCTGACGGCCTTCATCACTTCGATGTAGGTGTCGTAGGTCTCGGGCTTGTGGGCACCCATCTCCAGCAGGTGTTTGGCACCGCTGGCCACGGCTCGATCAATGAACTCCCGATAGCGCCGGATGGCTTCGTCCTTGTCCACATCGAAATGTACTCGGGCCAGCACGGCGTGCAGCCTCATGCCCCGAGCATCTAGCTGCCGGTGGATATCTTCGATCTCGGAGTAGGGGGTGTTCCATTCCACGTAGGCGCCCCCACCGGGCTTGCCCAGCAGCCCCACGTGACTGGTGCCGGTGGACAGAATGGCGTCGAGAGCTTCCTCCAAGGGAAGAGGAAGAAACGGGCGGTTGAAGAAGCCGAGCATGGTTTCCATCACACTGACCTCGGATCAACAGGTTGGCCCGCCTCCGCCGAGCGAAGCGCGGCGAGCGAGACTCGCAGTGCGGCGAGGCCGTCCTCGCCCGTGGCCGTGGGCGATCCACCAGTTCGAACTGCCTGGGCGAAGGCTTCCGCCTGATGGCGCATGGCTTCCACCATTACGTCCTCGCCGTACGGGCCCAATGTAGCTTCCTCGCCACCCTCGGTCAACAGGCGCACGCTGTCGAGGTCGGGGCGCATCAGGCCCTTGGGCCCCCATACCTCGGCGAACGACCCGCCGCTCACTCCCGGCGGCAGCCCCCAGCTGATGCTGAGCGCCCCCACGTCGCCGGAGGCATAGCGCACCAGGAGGGACACGGTGTCCGGGGCCAGCTGCTTCAGCCCGGCCAGCTCCGGCCGGCCCTGGGCCAGAGTGAGGGCCTGCGCCTCCACCTGCACCGGCTCGGAGTCGAACGCCAGGCGCCAAAGGTCGAAGCGGTGGGGGCAGAAGTCCACCACCGGCCCGCCGTTGCCGGTGAGCATATCGTGCATGGCCACCTTGGGGCGGATGGGCATGGTGAAGGTGTACACCCACATGGCCGGCCGCCCGATCGCCCCTTCACCCATCAGTCGCACGATGTCGCCGGTGGACCGGAGTTGCCGCAACTGGAACCCGATCCCCAGCCGCACGTCGTTCCTGCGGGCTGCGGCGATCATGGCCTGGGCCCGCTCCGTGGTCAGGGCGATGGGCTTTTCGCACAGGACGTGCTTGCCCCTCTCAGCCGCGAAAAGCGTCACCTCCGGGTGGTAGTGTGCCGGCACGCACACGGATACCACCTGCACAGCGGGGCTCTCCAGGGCCTGGCGGTAGTCCTGGTAAGCGTGCTCGATGCCGTACTCCTGGGCCAGGCTCTGGGCCCGCCGCAGGTCCACGTCGGCTACGGCGACCAGCCGCGCCCCCTCCACTGCGGACCAGGCGCGGGCGTGGTTGCGCCCCATCATGCCGGCCCCGACTATACACACTCCTAGTTCACCCCGTGACATGGGCTCCTCCCTGTCCAGCCGCTCTTCCGGGGGCAGGCAACAGGCAGGCGGGGTGGCCTGTTCCTACCACAAGCGATGCGTAGACCCCGGCCTCTTGACCAGGGGGTGGCGCCTGTGGCTGCCTCACCCTTGACCGTCCGCTCCCCCTGTGCTACCTGTAAGGGACCGCTCACAGCATCCGTAGCCCTGCGCCGGACCAGGAGGCACCCCACATGCTGCGATCCCCTACCGCCATCCCGCCCGAGGAACTGGGGCGGGGCAGTCGTATCGCCTTGGAGATCGTGGACACCGACGTAGATCTCTACCACCACATGGCCTGGACCATGCTCGACGCCTTGCGGGCGAACAACACCGCCGGCCGACCTACCGTATTCATCGTCCCGGTTGGCCCCGTGGGGCAGTATCGCCGTTTCGCCGCCCTGTGCAACCGCTACGATGTCTCCTGCCGGGACCTGTATCTGTTCAACATGGACGAGTACCTCCAGGACGACGGCACCTACGTGCCCGAGGATCACCCCCTCAGCTTTCGGGGCTTCATGGAGCGCGAATACCGGATGCGGATCCGGGAAGACCTCCGGCCAGCGCCCGACCACGTCATCTTCCCCGACCCCGCCCGTCCCCAGTCGGCCGCGGAACGGATGGCCGAGCTGGGCGGGGTGGAGATCTGCTTCGGCGGGGTAGGCATCAACGGCCACATCGCCTTCAACGAGCCGCCCGAACCGGGGGAGACGGTGACCAACGAGGAGTTCAGGGAGCGGCCCACCCGGGTGCTGCCCCTGGCTCGAGAAAGCCGCACCATCAACGCCCACACCGCTGGTGGAGGCGACCTGCAGGTCGTCCCTCGCCTGGCCATCACCCTGGGTATGAGAGAGCTCCTGGCCGCCCGCAAGCTGCGGTTCTACCTGAACCGACCGTGGCAGAGAGCAGTGGTGCGGCGCATCCTGCACGGCCCCGTCACCGCCGCTCTACCGGCATCCTTCCTTCAGGAGCATGACGACGCCCGGCTGGTGATCACCCGGGAGGTGTCGGAGTTGCCCGTAGCGAGGCTGGCGTGAGGCCCAGATCGCCTCTGGTTGACGCCCACGCTCACCTGGAGGCCGAGCCCGACTACCCCGAGTCCCTGCTCCGCACCTGCGACCGGCTCGGCATCGAGCGGGTCTGCCTCAGCGGCCTGGGCCCCGCCTTTGACATGGCCGGCAACGAGCAGGTGAGGCAGGCGGTGCAGGCGCACCCGGACCGGTTCATCGGCTTTCGTTACCTGAGGCTGGGTCAGCATCGCCCCCAGGACGTGGACTTGGCGGTGGAGGAGGGGTTCCGCGGCCTCAAGTTTACCATCCCCCTGCGTTCGTACGACGACGAGGCCTACTTCCCCGTCTACGAGCGGGCCCAGGCGTACAGCCTCCCCTGCCTCTTCCACTGCGGTATCGTGACTACCCGGCACTACCTTGGCGGGGTGTCTTCGGCCCGGATGCGGCCCGTCCACCTGGACACCATCGCCCACGAGTTCCCCCAGCTCAGCCTGATCTGCGCCCACCTGGGCATGCCCTGGTACGAGGAAGCGGCCGCCGTCGCCCGTATCCTGCCCAACGTCTACGTCGACCTGAGTGGGTCGCCCCGGGGGTGGAGGGTACAGAAGGACATCGAGTTCTTTCGGAGCCTGTTCTACTGGCCCGAAGCCTGGCGCAAGGTCCTCTGGGGCTCGGACGTGCACTACACCGACCTGGAGGCGGCCCTCCGGCGCGACCGGGCCCTGGTGGAGGCCGTGGATCTGCCCCAGGACCAGCGGGATGCCTACTTCGGTGGTACCCTGCTATCATTGCTTCCAGCGTGTTAGGAGGGCGACGCGTCCTGATGCTCCACAGGGCGCCGTGATTCGATGACAGGCGCGTGTATTTCACTCTTCAGAACAGCCCCGAGGACTTGCCGCAGTATGCCGAGGCCGTCGCCAGGTATGTCCGTCTCTAGGGCAGCCGGGCCCAAATCACCAGGCGCCCATTCCTCGGTCTTGAGGTGATCCCTCCATGAGCCAGCCGTCCATGCTCCTCCGCTTCCTGGGCAGCGGCGCCGCCGAGTCGTTCCCGGCGCCTTTCTGCACCTGCCACAACTGCCAGGTGGCCCGACGCAACGGCGGGCGCGACATCCGCCGGCGCAGTGCCCTCCTGGTCAACGATGATCTGCTCATCGACTTCGGCCCCGACGTGTTCCAGGCCTTGCAGGAGTTCGGCCTGGACGCCACCAACGTGCGCACCCTCATCATCACCCACGGGCACTCGGATCACCTGGCTGCGGATTCCTTTATCTACCGCACCCCTGGCTTCCGCCAGGCGACCGAGCTCCCCTTGCTAGAGGTCTACGCACCCGCCGACGCCCTGGATGCAGTGCTTCAGTTGATGGGGGCTTCCCTGGAGTCGGCCCGCCTGCGGCTCCTGCCTGTCACGGCCGGCGACGAGGTGCGTAGCAACGGTTACAGCATCCTTGCCCTTCCGGCGGCCCACGGCGGCGCCGAGTATGAGTGCGTCACTTACTTGGTGGAGCGCGACGGCGCCCGACTCCTCTACGCCACCGACACCGGGCCCTTCCCGGAGGGCGCCTGGGATATCCTGGCCCGATACCCGCCGGCACTGGCTATCGTTGATGCCACCATGGGGCACCTATCCGGCGGCAGCCACATGGGCATCGAACAGGTCAAAACCACGGTGGCCCGGCTGCGAGAACTGGCCGGACCCCAGATGCGGGCCATCGCCCACCATTTCTCGCACCAGGCCAACCCCAGCCACGACGAGCTGACCCGCATCTACGGCGCCGACGACATCGGCGTCGCCTACGATGGCATGCTGGTTGAGGTGGGATAGAGCGCTCACGACGTCACCACCCTGCCGATTCCTGCTGATCCCGCGACAATGGTCAGGGTGCCCTGCGGCACATGAGCTCCCCGTTCCATCGGCTTGGCAGGAGTCCAGGATCGAGGGGATGAGTGTGTTCAGCTGGCAGTCGCGCGCGGTAGACCGGAGTACGGGGTCTCCCCACAGCGTCTGCGGGCAGGCTCTTGGGCTGGCTGTAGCGGCAGGGCGGGGGTGCGGAGGTCCCTCCTTGAGAAATGAGCGCCCCCAGGCGCGGTAGGCACTTGGAGGCAGGGCGCGCGTGGGCGCGCGCACTTCTGGCCGGAGAGAGTTCTTGGGGTGCAGGCGGGCTTGCTCTCCTGGTCTGAGCCCAGCGAGGGACCCCAGCGGCGGTGCTGGGAGGAATCTGTGCCCCCTACCCTGAGCTGTTACTCGGGTTGCCGGGCGTCCTCACCACTGATAGTATGAGGACGTTATTAGCCTCAGTGGCAGTCGAGCCAGCTATGCTAACAGAAGGCCTCTGCCGGTCACCGCGCCCGAGCAGAGGCGTTTCTACATCAGTTAGGAGGACACCGTGGTGGACGTAGCACCGGTACAGGAGGCGGCGGCCCGGGTGCGAGAGAACGTAGGCCGGGTCATCGTGGGCAAGGAGTCGGTGGTGGACCTGCTTCTGGTGTCCCTCCTGGCCCAGGGTCACGTGCTCCTAGAGGACGTCCCTGGCATCGGCAAAACCACCCTAGCCAAGAGCCTGGCCCGCTCCCTGGGCGCTTCCTTCCAGCGTATCCAGTTCACCCCTGACCTTCTGCCCTCCGACGTCACCGGGGTGAACGTCTACAACCAGCGTTCCGGAGAGTTCGAGTTCCGCCCCGGCCCGGTCATGAGCCAATTGGTACTCGCCGATGAGATCAACCGGGCCTCCCCCCGCACTCAATCCGCCCTGCTTGAGGTGATGCAGGAGGGCCAGGTCACGGTGGACGGCATCACCCGCCCCGTGCCTCGCCCCTTCCTGGTGCTGGCCACCCAGAACCCCATCGAGCTGGAGGGCACTTTTCCCCTCCCGGAAGCCCAGATAGACCGGTTTCTGATGCGCCTGGAGCTGGGCTACCCGAACTTGGAGGAGGAGCGGGCCATCATTCGCCGGTTCCGCACCGAGGACCCCTACGAGGACCTGGAACCGGTGCTCTCGGCGCAGGAGGTCCTCGAACTGAGCCGCGTGTGCCGGGAGGTGTACCTGCACCCGGTGGTGGAGGACTACCTCCTCGAGCTGGTACGGCGCACCCGCCAGGACGAGACTCTGGCGCTCGGTGCCAGCCCCCGTGGGTCACTGGCCCTCATGCGCACCTCTCAGGCGCTGGCGGCTCTGCGCGGCCGGGACTACGTCCAGCCCGACGATCTCCAGGAACTGGCAGTGCCCGTGCTGGCTCACCGGCTCATCCCCAGCATGCGCACCCGCCTGCGAGGCCGGGCGGGGCGGGAAATCGTCTCTGAGATCCTCGCCCAGGTACCCGTTCCGGTCGAAGAGGACTGGTCCGCTGAGGTCGCCGGATGATCGGAGCGTTCTGGTGGACGTTGCTGCTGCTGCTCTACCTCCTTAGCGCCGTCACCCGGGACGCTCGCCTGTTCCTCTTCGCCCTCATGCTGACGGCAGCTGCCTCCGTGTCGGCATTGTGGGCGCGCTACTCCCTCTCAGAGCTCCGCTATAGCCGGCGGTTCGCCCGCCGCCGACTGGAGTTCGGAGAGGAGACCGAGCTGACGCTGGACATCTACAACGCCAAGCCTCTCCCCCTGCCCTGGGTCCTTATCAGCGATCAGTACCCGGACGGCGTCGAGCTCCTTACCGGTCAGCTGGGGGTCAGCCGCGCCGTCAGCTTCAAAAGCGCCCTCGTCAACTTCCTGGCCTTGCGCTGGTATGAGAGAGTCCGGCGAGTGTACCGCCTGCGGGGCAGCAACCGAGGCGTCTTCCGCTTCGGGCCGGTGGACATCTACGCCGGCGACGTGTTCGGCTTTCGTCGCCAGCACCGGTACCAGGAGACCATTGACCGGCTCATCGTCTACCCCAAGGTGGTGCCAGTGGAGGTGCTGGGACTGCCCGCTGCCCGTCCTTCGGGCGACTTCGCCGCCACCAGGCGAGTGCTGGAAGACCCACTCCGCTTCCGGGGTGTGCGGGAGTACCAACCCGGCGACAGCATTCGCTTCGTCCACTGGAAGGCCACCGCCCGCTTGGGGCAGCTGCAGACGCGCGTCTTCGACCCCAGCGCCAGCCGGGTGCTCATGCTGGTGGTGGATGTCCAGACCGCCGAGCGGCCTTACAGCCTGGTGCCCGAGTACTTGGAGTTGCTCGTGACGGCGGCAGCCTCGCTGGCCGCGGATAGCCTGAGCGCCGGGTACTCCGTGGGGCTCATGGCCAACACCGGGCCGGTGGAGAGCAGCGAGCTCATCCGCATACCGGCCGGTCGGCATCCGGATCAGATCGCCGTGCTTCTGGAGGCCATGGCCCAGCTGACGGGCTTCCGCCTAATGCCGTTGCCCCGTCTGCTCTCCGTCATAGGCGCCGATCTGCCCTTCGGCGCCACCGTCATCGTGCTCACGTCGCGGCCCAGCGAGGAGACGCAAGAGCAGTTGCTCGCCCTCCAGGATCTGGGCTACGCCGTTACTCTGCTCACAGTGGGAGAGGAACCACCCGACATCGCCCCTCAGCTTGAGACCCACCACCTGGGCGGCGCCGAGAGTTGGAATGAACTGGCATCGCTTCAACTGGCTTGACTACGTCCTGATACCGCTGCTTTCGGCCTCCATGCGCGCGGCCTGGATGGTGCCCCTCGTCAATGCCTTGCTAGCGAGCGGCTTCTTTGTACCTCGCGGCCTCCATCTGCCCTTCTGGCTGCCTCTGCTGCTACTGGTCGGCGGCTCGACTATGGCTCACGCCCTATCGGCGCGGCCCGTGGGTCGGATCATTGCCGGGCTGGCAGGCTTGCTCGCCGTGTTCCTGGTGCTGCTGGTGGTCATGCCCGGCCCGGATGCGGGGCTTCTCGACTGGCTGGCGAGCCTCTACCGCCAGGCTACCGTCTGGACTGCAGACGCTCCCGCCGTTTGGGTGGTCTTCGCCGTAGGTGCCGGGCTATGGATGCGGGCCATCACCGTGGATTGGTCCGAGGTGGAGCCCTTGCGCCGGGGCTTCATGACCGGCGTGATCGCTCTGGCGCTGATGACGCTGGCCGGGGCCACCCGCCATAGCCTGGGTCTGGGGCTCATCAACGGGATCATGGAACCAGTGCTGGTGTTCCTTGCCTCCGGCATGGGCGCTCTCGCCCTCACCGACATCAGCCGCACCGTCCGCCAGAGTCTGCGCGCCGGCGGCGGCATGCCCTCACTGGGACGCTTCTGGTACCTGGTGGTAGTAGTGGTGGTGGCCGTAGTGGTGCTGTCCGGCTGGGCGGCCACCTTCCTGGTGGACCCGGAGTCGGTGGTGTCCGTGGTGCGCTGGTTCTCTCCCGTGCTCAGGATCATCACCGGCGTACTGGCTTACATCATCGTGGCCTTCGCCTACATCATCTTCCGGCTTCTGGCCCCCCTCATCCAATGGCTGAACAGCCTCATCTCCGAAGAGGCACGAGAGGAACTGGCCCTGCCCACCCCGGAGCCACCCGAGAGTTTCGAGGAGTTCCTCAGTCGCCCAGAAGAGGTTGCGGGTGTGCCGCCCTGGATAGGAACGCTGGTGATCCTGCTGATCGTGGCGGTAGTGGTGCTGCTCTTCGTGTGGCTACTAAGGCGCCGGTTCGTGAGCAGCGCCGAGGGAGTTCAGGAGACACGGGAGGTGGACTGGTCTCTGCAACTGATGCGAGACCAGGTATCGCAGTGGCTGGCACGACGCCGGCCTCAGCGCCGCTCGCAATTCGTCCCTCTGGAGCCCGGCGAGGACCCACGGGTGATCATACGGCAAGCTTACCGGCGAATGCTCAAGCTGACGGCCGAGCGAGGCCTGAACCACCGGCCCTGGGAGACACCGTGGACGTACGGAAGGTCGCTCTCCCACCGACTGCCCGACATCGCCGACTCCATTGAGGCCCTGACCCGCGCCTACAACGTAGCCCGCTACTCGCCCCTGCCCCCGGACGAAGGCACGGTGGAGCGGGCGCGGGAGGCCCTCGGTCGCATCGAGAGCTGGCTCTTCCGCTACGAGACGCCCGACTCGGACGGACGGCGCCCGTCGGAGCTGGGCAGCCCCAGCCCGGGGTAGACATCCAGGTCCCACCCCACCCGGGCCGACTCCTGTTGGTAGTACGCGGCCGCCGCCACCATGGCGGCGTTGTCGGTGCAGAGCTGCTTGGGGGGATAGCGTAGAGGGATTCCCTTGAGGCTCTGGCTCATCACCTGGCGCAGGCGGCTATTGGCGGCCACTCCTCCGGCCAGTAGCACCTGACGCACGCCGTACTCCTGAGCTGCCTCCGCCGTCTTGCTCACCAGAGCATCCACCACCGCCTCCTGGAAGGCGGCAGCTATGTTGGCCACCGGCAGCCGAGAGGGATTGGCCTTCTCCCCTCGGCCCCCGTAGGACTCGACCAGCCGCAGCGCGGCCGTCTTGAGCCCGCTGAAGCTGAAGTCGTAGCTATCACGCATGCGCATCCGGGGCATCTCGACGGCCGAGGCCAGTCCGTGAGCGGCCACCTTCTCGATCTCGGGGCCTCCCGGGTAGGGCAACCCCAGCAGCCGTGCCACCTTGTCAAAGGCCTCCCCGGCAGCATCGTCCACCGTCTGGCCGATGGCCTCGTAGTCGTCATGGCCGCGCATGAGAACCAGGGTGGTGTGCCCGCCGCTCACCACCAGCACTAGCAGGGGAAACTGAGGTTCAGGCTCCACCGGCTCCGCCCGATCCATGTCGGGGGGGATGAGCCAATTGGCGTAGATGTGGGAGACGATGTGGTTGAGAGCCAGCAGAGGAAGACCACGGCCAAAGGCGATGCCCTTGGCCACGTTCACCCCCACCAGGAGCGAACCGGAGAGCCCGGGCCCGTGCGTCACCGCCAGGGCCTCTATGTCGTCCCATCCGCGCTCCAG from Anaerolineae bacterium includes these protein-coding regions:
- a CDS encoding sugar phosphate isomerase/epimerase yields the protein MKLGTMVSLSKGPEEELAKVRDLGLPTCQVSNWDPALYTQEMVDRLIAASEKYGVEVSTIWAGTPGWRVWDLVTGPRTIGLVPEWPRAERLAALKAGADFAQKVGAPSITTHVGFIPEDPNDPRYNGTIDALKELALYCRERGLQFWFETGQETPVTLLRAIEDIGMDNLGINLDPANLLMYGKANPVDALDVFGQYVRGVHAKDGDYPTNGRKLGPEKPLGQGRVDFPRLVPKLKSLGFQGALTIEREISGPQQIEDIKAAIKLLEPLL
- a CDS encoding sugar phosphate isomerase/epimerase, whose amino-acid sequence is METMLGFFNRPFLPLPLEEALDAILSTGTSHVGLLGKPGGGAYVEWNTPYSEIEDIHRQLDARGMRLHAVLARVHFDVDKDEAIRRYREFIDRAVASGAKHLLEMGAHKPETYDTYIEVMKAVSPYAHDRGVIIGIKPHGGISTSGEETADVVKRVGHPAFRAWYDPGNILYYKQLDPVAEARYFDGITVGVCVKDCIIGTDGKPSVSVTPGSGQVDFEAVFGILKEGGFSGGPCLIETLGPQDPEGAVQAGKLAIKYMSGVLERVGF
- a CDS encoding Gfo/Idh/MocA family oxidoreductase: MSRGELGVCIVGAGMMGRNHARAWSAVEGARLVAVADVDLRRAQSLAQEYGIEHAYQDYRQALESPAVQVVSVCVPAHYHPEVTLFAAERGKHVLCEKPIALTTERAQAMIAAARRNDVRLGIGFQLRQLRSTGDIVRLMGEGAIGRPAMWVYTFTMPIRPKVAMHDMLTGNGGPVVDFCPHRFDLWRLAFDSEPVQVEAQALTLAQGRPELAGLKQLAPDTVSLLVRYASGDVGALSISWGLPPGVSGGSFAEVWGPKGLMRPDLDSVRLLTEGGEEATLGPYGEDVMVEAMRHQAEAFAQAVRTGGSPTATGEDGLAALRVSLAALRSAEAGQPVDPRSV
- a CDS encoding glucosamine-6-phosphate isomerase, encoding MLRSPTAIPPEELGRGSRIALEIVDTDVDLYHHMAWTMLDALRANNTAGRPTVFIVPVGPVGQYRRFAALCNRYDVSCRDLYLFNMDEYLQDDGTYVPEDHPLSFRGFMEREYRMRIREDLRPAPDHVIFPDPARPQSAAERMAELGGVEICFGGVGINGHIAFNEPPEPGETVTNEEFRERPTRVLPLARESRTINAHTAGGGDLQVVPRLAITLGMRELLAARKLRFYLNRPWQRAVVRRILHGPVTAALPASFLQEHDDARLVITREVSELPVARLA
- a CDS encoding amidohydrolase family protein, whose product is MRPRSPLVDAHAHLEAEPDYPESLLRTCDRLGIERVCLSGLGPAFDMAGNEQVRQAVQAHPDRFIGFRYLRLGQHRPQDVDLAVEEGFRGLKFTIPLRSYDDEAYFPVYERAQAYSLPCLFHCGIVTTRHYLGGVSSARMRPVHLDTIAHEFPQLSLICAHLGMPWYEEAAAVARILPNVYVDLSGSPRGWRVQKDIEFFRSLFYWPEAWRKVLWGSDVHYTDLEAALRRDRALVEAVDLPQDQRDAYFGGTLLSLLPAC
- a CDS encoding MBL fold metallo-hydrolase → MSQPSMLLRFLGSGAAESFPAPFCTCHNCQVARRNGGRDIRRRSALLVNDDLLIDFGPDVFQALQEFGLDATNVRTLIITHGHSDHLAADSFIYRTPGFRQATELPLLEVYAPADALDAVLQLMGASLESARLRLLPVTAGDEVRSNGYSILALPAAHGGAEYECVTYLVERDGARLLYATDTGPFPEGAWDILARYPPALAIVDATMGHLSGGSHMGIEQVKTTVARLRELAGPQMRAIAHHFSHQANPSHDELTRIYGADDIGVAYDGMLVEVG
- a CDS encoding MoxR family ATPase; translated protein: MDVAPVQEAAARVRENVGRVIVGKESVVDLLLVSLLAQGHVLLEDVPGIGKTTLAKSLARSLGASFQRIQFTPDLLPSDVTGVNVYNQRSGEFEFRPGPVMSQLVLADEINRASPRTQSALLEVMQEGQVTVDGITRPVPRPFLVLATQNPIELEGTFPLPEAQIDRFLMRLELGYPNLEEERAIIRRFRTEDPYEDLEPVLSAQEVLELSRVCREVYLHPVVEDYLLELVRRTRQDETLALGASPRGSLALMRTSQALAALRGRDYVQPDDLQELAVPVLAHRLIPSMRTRLRGRAGREIVSEILAQVPVPVEEDWSAEVAG
- a CDS encoding DUF58 domain-containing protein; amino-acid sequence: MIGAFWWTLLLLLYLLSAVTRDARLFLFALMLTAAASVSALWARYSLSELRYSRRFARRRLEFGEETELTLDIYNAKPLPLPWVLISDQYPDGVELLTGQLGVSRAVSFKSALVNFLALRWYERVRRVYRLRGSNRGVFRFGPVDIYAGDVFGFRRQHRYQETIDRLIVYPKVVPVEVLGLPAARPSGDFAATRRVLEDPLRFRGVREYQPGDSIRFVHWKATARLGQLQTRVFDPSASRVLMLVVDVQTAERPYSLVPEYLELLVTAAASLAADSLSAGYSVGLMANTGPVESSELIRIPAGRHPDQIAVLLEAMAQLTGFRLMPLPRLLSVIGADLPFGATVIVLTSRPSEETQEQLLALQDLGYAVTLLTVGEEPPDIAPQLETHHLGGAESWNELASLQLA
- a CDS encoding DUF4129 domain-containing protein; protein product: MNWHRFNWLDYVLIPLLSASMRAAWMVPLVNALLASGFFVPRGLHLPFWLPLLLLVGGSTMAHALSARPVGRIIAGLAGLLAVFLVLLVVMPGPDAGLLDWLASLYRQATVWTADAPAVWVVFAVGAGLWMRAITVDWSEVEPLRRGFMTGVIALALMTLAGATRHSLGLGLINGIMEPVLVFLASGMGALALTDISRTVRQSLRAGGGMPSLGRFWYLVVVVVVAVVVLSGWAATFLVDPESVVSVVRWFSPVLRIITGVLAYIIVAFAYIIFRLLAPLIQWLNSLISEEAREELALPTPEPPESFEEFLSRPEEVAGVPPWIGTLVILLIVAVVVLLFVWLLRRRFVSSAEGVQETREVDWSLQLMRDQVSQWLARRRPQRRSQFVPLEPGEDPRVIIRQAYRRMLKLTAERGLNHRPWETPWTYGRSLSHRLPDIADSIEALTRAYNVARYSPLPPDEGTVERAREALGRIESWLFRYETPDSDGRRPSELGSPSPG
- the tsaD gene encoding tRNA (adenosine(37)-N6)-threonylcarbamoyltransferase complex transferase subunit TsaD, with product MDVILAIETSCDETAAAVVAQGRRILSNVVASQVHLHQEYGGVFPEMASREHIRAISLVVEEAMAPLERGWDDIEALAVTHGPGLSGSLLVGVNVAKGIAFGRGLPLLALNHIVSHIYANWLIPPDMDRAEPVEPEPQFPLLVLVVSGGHTTLVLMRGHDDYEAIGQTVDDAAGEAFDKVARLLGLPYPGGPEIEKVAAHGLASAVEMPRMRMRDSYDFSFSGLKTAALRLVESYGGRGEKANPSRLPVANIAAAFQEAVVDALVSKTAEAAQEYGVRQVLLAGGVAANSRLRQVMSQSLKGIPLRYPPKQLCTDNAAMVAAAAYYQQESARVGWDLDVYPGLGLPSSDGRRPSESGVS